The Chloroflexota bacterium genome has a window encoding:
- a CDS encoding SDR family oxidoreductase, which translates to MQTESNLMNQHVLLPAAASPAQLPRGVLQGSVAVVTGASRGIGRAIASELAAAGAAVALVGRSDGDLHLAASQIEQNGGQAIPVIADITSRRAVSEMVRRVEAELGAPDLLVNNAGRLSAIGPLWEIDPDDWWSEVEVNLRGPALCAHAVLPGMVARRRGTIVNVSSISANMRSGFDSAYTASKAALLRLSASLASETATHGIRVFAVHPGTVKTELTHRLMETPEGRRHFGFFHELSGSEWSEPEAVARLCVQLAAGDGDRLSGYFVNAVDSPTNWFWRQLGTLGVSWRELYAMYLRRRGRDQSRRPAQSQLPTEVRAAL; encoded by the coding sequence ATGCAGACAGAAAGCAACTTGATGAACCAGCATGTACTCCTTCCCGCTGCTGCGTCTCCGGCTCAGTTGCCACGTGGCGTCCTGCAGGGGAGCGTTGCCGTCGTTACTGGCGCGAGCCGGGGCATCGGCCGGGCGATTGCGTCGGAGCTTGCGGCGGCGGGGGCGGCCGTCGCGCTCGTCGGGCGTTCGGACGGCGACTTGCACCTCGCCGCGTCGCAGATCGAGCAGAACGGCGGCCAGGCGATTCCGGTCATCGCCGACATCACCAGCCGGAGAGCCGTCTCCGAGATGGTTCGCAGGGTCGAGGCCGAGCTGGGCGCTCCGGATCTGCTCGTCAACAATGCTGGGAGGCTCAGTGCCATCGGTCCGCTTTGGGAGATCGATCCTGATGACTGGTGGTCTGAGGTTGAGGTGAACCTGCGCGGCCCGGCGCTGTGCGCCCACGCCGTCCTGCCGGGGATGGTTGCCCGGCGTCGCGGCACGATTGTGAATGTGTCCAGCATCTCGGCAAACATGCGGAGCGGCTTTGACTCGGCGTACACTGCCTCGAAAGCTGCGCTCTTGCGGTTGTCTGCCAGCCTGGCCTCGGAGACGGCGACCCACGGGATTCGGGTATTCGCGGTGCACCCGGGGACCGTCAAGACCGAGCTGACCCATCGCCTGATGGAGACCCCGGAAGGGCGTCGTCATTTCGGGTTCTTCCATGAGCTTAGCGGCAGCGAGTGGAGCGAGCCGGAGGCCGTCGCACGGCTGTGCGTCCAGCTTGCCGCTGGCGATGGCGACCGCCTGTCCGGGTACTTCGTGAATGCCGTCGACTCGCCTACGAACTGGTTCTGGCGGCAGCTCGGTACGCTTGGCGTGAGCTGGCGCGAGCTGTACGCGATGTACTTGCGTCGGCGCGGTCGTGACCAGTCCCGGCGGCCGGCTCAGTCGCAGTTGCCGACCGAGGTGCGCGCGGCCCTGTAG